From the genome of Candidatus Hadarchaeales archaeon, one region includes:
- a CDS encoding THUMP domain-containing protein: MKVVVVRYGEIALKSGPVRSKFEKILLSNIRRMIRSFGHAYKKSARIIVESEFPWKVCKVISKIPGVVSCSPAVRVRSVLPEIVQNATKIAKRTVKKGETFAVRTSREGKHEFTSMDVNRIVGESILRSLPGSKVDLSNPDREIFIDIREDETYIFTEKISGVGGLPVGSEGKAICIFDGSGRDVKAAFLMMKRGCVIQILSEASNVHRAKSLLVHHPHLTVFILPESFTKSIKQTPPRLRTIVKKRALVKIADLLSVRTGSVCLVLPDGLEFVRKFGLEGIRFVDEASSNSPILRPLLGGDLLKAEPKPSSKIFQIQKKRVLELEREILKDLDGIVNSLVRRKL; this comes from the coding sequence ATGAAGGTCGTCGTCGTTAGATACGGGGAGATTGCCCTAAAAAGCGGGCCTGTGCGCTCCAAATTTGAGAAAATCTTGCTTTCAAACATACGGAGGATGATAAGAAGCTTCGGTCACGCTTATAAAAAATCCGCTAGGATAATCGTGGAAAGCGAATTTCCATGGAAAGTATGTAAAGTCATTTCGAAGATTCCGGGCGTTGTTTCCTGCAGCCCCGCGGTGCGTGTCAGATCTGTTTTACCGGAAATAGTGCAAAACGCCACGAAAATCGCAAAGAGAACGGTGAAAAAAGGTGAGACTTTTGCCGTCCGGACGAGCAGGGAGGGAAAGCACGAGTTCACAAGCATGGATGTCAATAGGATTGTGGGAGAGAGCATTCTCCGTTCGTTGCCCGGTTCTAAGGTAGATCTCTCTAATCCCGATCGCGAAATCTTCATAGATATTCGTGAAGATGAGACATACATCTTCACCGAGAAAATAAGTGGGGTTGGAGGCCTGCCTGTTGGTAGCGAGGGCAAGGCCATATGCATTTTTGATGGGAGCGGCAGGGACGTAAAGGCTGCCTTTTTGATGATGAAAAGAGGTTGCGTCATCCAGATTTTATCCGAAGCGTCAAATGTCCATAGAGCTAAGAGTCTATTGGTTCACCATCCTCATTTGACAGTTTTCATCCTGCCTGAAAGTTTCACAAAGTCGATCAAACAAACACCTCCCCGGCTTAGAACGATCGTCAAAAAGAGGGCTCTCGTCAAGATAGCCGACTTGCTTTCGGTTAGAACGGGTTCTGTTTGCCTAGTACTTCCAGATGGTCTGGAATTTGTTCGAAAATTTGGACTTGAAGGGATTCGTTTTGTTGACGAGGCTTCAAGCAATTCGCCTATACTTCGTCCCCTACTCGGGGGAGATCTGCTGAAAGCGGAGCCAAAGCCTTCAAGTAAAATTTTTCAAATTCAGAAAAAGCGAGTCCTAGAGCTAGAAAGGGAAATCCTTAAAGATTTGGATGGAATTGTGAATTCTCTTGTGAGGAGGAAACTATGA
- a CDS encoding tRNA (cytidine(56)-2'-O)-methyltransferase: protein MIVVLRLGHRPERDKRVTTHVGLVARAFGADGIIIADIRDEEVEKSITEVVERWGGNFFVKSGVPWKKEIEEWKKKKGKIVHLTMYGVPVSSVIKELRQQDLMIVVGAAKVPAEVFELADYNVAIGNQPHSEVAALAVFLDRLFEGKELERDFPNWKLKIIPSERGKHLIT, encoded by the coding sequence ATGATCGTCGTTCTGAGATTGGGCCACAGGCCAGAGAGAGATAAAAGAGTTACAACACATGTTGGACTTGTTGCAAGGGCCTTTGGAGCGGACGGAATAATAATCGCTGACATCCGTGATGAAGAAGTGGAGAAGAGCATAACAGAAGTCGTGGAAAGATGGGGTGGAAATTTTTTCGTGAAGAGCGGAGTTCCTTGGAAAAAAGAGATTGAGGAATGGAAGAAAAAGAAAGGAAAAATTGTGCATCTGACCATGTATGGTGTTCCGGTGTCTAGCGTGATCAAAGAACTACGCCAGCAGGACCTAATGATCGTTGTTGGAGCAGCTAAGGTTCCGGCAGAGGTTTTCGAACTCGCCGACTACAACGTAGCAATAGGAAACCAGCCTCACTCGGAGGTGGCCGCACTCGCCGTTTTCCTCGACAGACTTTTTGAAGGCAAGGAACTTGAAAGAGATTTTCCAAATTGGAAGCTGAAGATTATTCCCAGTGAGAGGGGAAAACACTTAATAACATGA
- the hflX gene encoding GTPase HflX: MKVVLVERRNPGQLSMLPEIEALTRTLGYEVVEKISQVREPDPAYQIGRGKVKEIERAVKLHGAKRVVFANQLTPTQAFNLSKALGVEVLDKVQLILEIFAMRAGTPDAKLQVEYAKLKYELPRIRERIRSIVAVEQPGRMGGGEYEVQVHYDAIKRRLVSLRKKLATIEKRRELLRKRRKKLGFKLVTLAGYTNSGKSTLLNALTEGGAEVDDKYFATLAPRTRALKKSPKILLTDTVGFIEDMPPMVVEAFKATLEEIYLADVILLVLDGSDPVHEMMRKYKACMQFLENLDAKIVVALNKIDLLKSPEELEEKLKILNSAASTVVPISALKGENLDTLIETLRMNT; this comes from the coding sequence ATGAAAGTCGTCTTGGTAGAACGAAGAAATCCTGGTCAGCTTTCAATGCTTCCGGAAATCGAGGCTTTAACCAGAACGCTTGGTTATGAGGTTGTGGAAAAGATAAGTCAGGTTAGAGAGCCCGACCCGGCTTATCAAATTGGTAGAGGTAAGGTCAAAGAAATAGAAAGAGCAGTAAAGCTTCATGGAGCGAAAAGGGTTGTCTTTGCTAATCAGCTGACTCCAACTCAAGCATTTAACCTAAGCAAGGCATTGGGAGTGGAGGTTTTAGATAAAGTCCAGCTGATTTTGGAGATCTTTGCCATGCGTGCTGGAACCCCCGACGCGAAACTTCAGGTTGAGTATGCCAAGCTCAAGTATGAACTCCCAAGGATAAGAGAAAGAATAAGATCAATAGTTGCGGTTGAGCAGCCGGGTAGAATGGGAGGGGGAGAGTACGAGGTTCAAGTTCACTATGACGCTATAAAACGAAGGTTGGTAAGTCTTCGAAAGAAACTCGCAACCATTGAAAAAAGAAGGGAACTCTTGAGGAAAAGAAGAAAAAAGCTAGGTTTCAAACTCGTGACGCTGGCGGGATATACGAATTCTGGAAAATCGACCCTGCTGAACGCACTGACCGAAGGTGGAGCAGAAGTGGACGATAAATACTTTGCTACTCTCGCCCCACGAACAAGAGCTTTAAAGAAATCCCCGAAAATTCTCCTGACAGACACTGTTGGATTCATCGAAGATATGCCACCGATGGTGGTCGAGGCCTTTAAAGCCACCCTCGAGGAGATTTATCTAGCCGATGTTATACTGCTGGTTCTGGATGGAAGCGACCCGGTGCACGAGATGATGAGAAAATATAAAGCTTGCATGCAGTTTCTCGAGAATCTAGATGCTAAAATCGTGGTTGCCTTGAACAAAATAGATCTGCTGAAAAGCCCCGAAGAACTTGAGGAGAAGTTGAAAATCCTAAACTCTGCGGCTTCAACTGTTGTCCCCATCTCAGCTCTTAAAGGTGAAAATTTGGACACCTTGATCGAAACTCTGAGGATGAATACATGA
- a CDS encoding transglutaminase domain-containing protein, translating to MRKAAILAVFIFLTLLPVPVQARTNLIYSLYQIELLSLEDTNVLVTETIKYLNLDQTISLSIQKRIPARMVENIQVVDETGPLSFSSRSLDNFTEITFSTRWIETGREYTIRISYVLTKWAKVAGGSYIVSFWGLKEFDFDCQQFLIKVYGPPGYVPFLCDLSATSFRSPPSFLYSTTISRGRSFAGLTAIFSKRTFYSISLDYEINADVRNLSLDVILVNPYVEWQFSSLVSADPMPSEVFFDKDGNLHGVFKFVNPEEVFRLRIQLFFDVSVYDPEITSENVEGIFEIPPELAEFLLPTEWWPCDNPTILSIVEQMTQMESNSFLLASAIMKFVEDKLSYQQQEVRRGVFWSLESGIGDCSEYTDLFITLARASGLPARALYGWAYTTENFSPHAFAEIYLPMVGWQPVDPSWGDSHGDYFCRLDSSHIVRSRRGVNDSESWINVKYVGKSVQISEKVSEVKILSPAEAAQLYVQSARTHLEIARNLARENRELLAKISEAELELALAEIALNFDATVHHAKRSVELSNEVIRAWKPETQFRQLWILLVVGSFLFGVLCLIVSFKSRKRKGRRYRTSCL from the coding sequence ATGAGGAAAGCTGCGATTCTCGCGGTATTCATATTCTTGACTCTTCTTCCGGTACCGGTTCAGGCAAGAACAAACCTCATTTACTCGCTTTACCAAATAGAGCTTCTATCCCTAGAGGACACAAATGTGCTTGTTACAGAAACAATAAAATATCTGAACCTTGACCAAACAATCTCTCTTTCTATTCAGAAAAGGATTCCAGCGAGAATGGTTGAGAACATTCAGGTGGTTGATGAAACGGGACCGCTTTCTTTTTCTTCGCGGAGTCTCGATAACTTTACAGAGATAACTTTTTCGACTAGGTGGATCGAGACGGGAAGAGAATATACCATTCGCATCTCTTATGTGCTCACAAAATGGGCTAAAGTCGCCGGTGGAAGTTATATCGTCAGTTTCTGGGGTCTGAAGGAGTTTGACTTTGACTGTCAGCAGTTTTTAATTAAGGTATATGGTCCTCCGGGTTATGTACCATTTCTCTGCGATCTTTCGGCAACTTCGTTTAGGTCTCCTCCATCGTTTTTGTATTCAACAACGATTTCTCGCGGTCGGTCTTTTGCAGGTCTAACAGCCATTTTTTCCAAACGAACATTTTACTCTATTTCGCTCGATTATGAAATAAACGCAGATGTCCGAAATTTGAGTTTAGACGTCATTCTTGTTAATCCTTATGTGGAATGGCAGTTTTCCTCGTTGGTTTCGGCAGATCCAATGCCCTCTGAAGTTTTTTTTGATAAAGATGGAAATCTCCATGGCGTTTTTAAATTTGTGAACCCGGAAGAAGTTTTTAGGCTTAGAATACAACTTTTCTTCGACGTTTCTGTTTACGATCCAGAAATAACATCGGAAAATGTGGAAGGAATATTCGAAATCCCACCGGAGCTAGCGGAGTTTCTTCTACCTACCGAATGGTGGCCATGTGATAACCCAACAATCTTGAGTATTGTAGAACAAATGACTCAAATGGAATCAAATTCTTTTTTGTTAGCCTCAGCTATCATGAAATTCGTTGAAGATAAGCTCTCTTACCAGCAGCAGGAGGTAAGGCGAGGCGTGTTCTGGTCACTGGAAAGTGGAATCGGTGACTGTAGCGAGTATACAGATCTCTTCATCACGTTGGCTAGGGCCTCAGGGCTTCCGGCAAGAGCTCTTTATGGTTGGGCTTACACGACCGAGAATTTTTCCCCTCATGCATTTGCTGAGATTTATCTTCCGATGGTAGGATGGCAGCCAGTCGATCCGAGCTGGGGAGATAGTCACGGAGACTATTTCTGCAGGCTGGACTCCTCACATATTGTAAGATCAAGACGGGGAGTAAACGACTCAGAATCTTGGATAAATGTGAAATATGTTGGAAAGTCGGTTCAGATTTCTGAGAAAGTTTCAGAGGTGAAAATACTTTCGCCCGCCGAGGCTGCACAGTTGTACGTTCAATCCGCACGCACACATTTAGAGATTGCAAGGAATCTAGCACGTGAGAATCGTGAACTCCTCGCCAAGATTTCAGAGGCCGAGCTCGAGTTAGCCTTGGCAGAAATCGCTTTAAATTTTGATGCCACCGTCCATCATGCTAAAAGATCGGTGGAGCTTTCCAACGAGGTCATTCGAGCATGGAAACCTGAGACCCAATTTAGACAACTTTGGATTTTGCTGGTTGTTGGCTCTTTTCTTTTTGGGGTTTTATGCTTGATTGTCTCGTTTAAGTCTAGAAAACGTAAAGGCAGACGTTATCGGACAAGTTGTCTATGA